The following are encoded in a window of Geobacter metallireducens GS-15 genomic DNA:
- a CDS encoding GGDEF domain-containing response regulator has translation MKILYIDDKAEIRTLLGRYLKSWGYDALGAPNGESGWNLIQEHRPSIVITDWIMPDLEGPALCRRIRGAGFPEYTYIIMLTARRDDVVVGMEAGADDFIGKPFNKEELKVRIKAAERIVTLERELALTNLGLQEKNRRLEESEEQLRQMAHFDKLTGLPNRLLFFERLERAVVESKRSESNFGLLFVDLDAFKAVNDNHGHKTGDELLVMAGQRMDGCVRASDTVARMGGDEFCIIVRGVKSFDGPVTVAEKIISALSRPFDISGITCRIGASVGISVYPHDGDSVELLMTHADNAMYEAKRGGKNSWRRWKPDSPDTDEGVLL, from the coding sequence ATGAAAATCCTCTATATTGACGACAAAGCGGAAATCCGCACGCTATTGGGACGCTACCTTAAGTCATGGGGGTATGACGCCCTCGGTGCGCCCAATGGCGAGTCCGGGTGGAATCTTATCCAGGAGCATCGCCCCAGCATTGTGATCACCGACTGGATCATGCCCGACCTGGAGGGCCCGGCCCTCTGCCGGCGCATCAGGGGAGCCGGGTTTCCGGAATACACCTACATCATCATGCTGACCGCCAGGAGAGATGATGTGGTGGTCGGCATGGAGGCCGGGGCCGACGATTTCATCGGGAAGCCTTTCAATAAGGAAGAGCTCAAGGTGCGCATCAAGGCGGCCGAGAGGATCGTGACCCTGGAGCGGGAACTGGCGCTCACCAACCTGGGGCTTCAGGAAAAGAACCGCCGGCTGGAGGAGTCGGAAGAACAGCTCCGGCAGATGGCCCATTTTGACAAACTGACTGGGCTGCCGAACCGCCTGCTGTTTTTTGAGCGCCTGGAGCGTGCCGTTGTGGAATCCAAACGAAGCGAGAGCAATTTCGGGCTCCTGTTTGTGGACCTTGACGCGTTCAAGGCGGTAAATGACAACCATGGCCACAAGACCGGGGACGAACTTTTGGTCATGGCGGGGCAGCGCATGGACGGCTGTGTCAGGGCATCCGACACCGTGGCCCGCATGGGGGGTGACGAATTTTGCATTATCGTACGCGGGGTGAAGTCTTTTGACGGTCCGGTGACCGTGGCCGAGAAGATCATTTCAGCCCTGTCACGCCCCTTCGATATTTCCGGCATCACCTGCCGGATCGGGGCTTCGGTGGGGATCAGCGTCTATCCCCATGACGGAGATTCCGTGGAACTTCTCATGACCCATGCCGACAACGCCATGTACGAAGCGAAGAGGGGGGGCAAGAACTCCTGGCGGCGATGGAAGCCGGATTCTCCCGATACTGATGAAGGTGTTCTTCTATGA